A portion of the Actomonas aquatica genome contains these proteins:
- a CDS encoding ArnT family glycosyltransferase, producing the protein MPPRAAALSRRAGWGLAALLLLHAVLALWGIRSTGVTNDETAHLTAGYAYWKFGDYRLQPENGNLPQRWAGLALLPAQPRLDPHAASELWQRSEVWLIGNQFFFADGNPIDQLLWRARTWMLFWPLALGGLVFWWSRRLWGENAALFSTALYVVSPTVLANGPLVTSDTTAAFWLLLSSLLWWRALGQATPGRVAASVLATSLAFVAKFSCVLLVPIFAAMALLHGVQHRRDWRRAVGLGALHALGIWVVIWLAFGLRFSPAGDGMPPLEKYFLPWSQLLENDGGLAPLIQAVREWRLLPEAYIEGFAHVRYQGSARDAFLFGDYRSTGWWWFFPATFFLKSTIVELLVGGAVAATALTALARGKIRHLPRAAPIAPLVVFAGVYLGFSILSPLNIGHRHILPLYPILFILAGGLIARLGDWGKRLAIALPLFSLLGTLSVAPHYLTFFNRLNGGPDRAWTKLVDSSLDWGQGLPTLASWVERNRQSDEPVYVSYFGSDNVAYRMPEAIRLAPIYEHYQLRPWAPLEPGLYCIGATMLQDVYSPFRGEWTAEKEAAYRQLRTTILPEMAAGTRSANIVDFGYFGSEPLWRLDRLRFNRLTAYLKMKPPLAVVAHSVLVFRLDAEEVRVVTTGSPAELADLMDQARTADRAF; encoded by the coding sequence GTGCCACCCCGTGCCGCCGCTCTCAGTCGCCGGGCGGGTTGGGGTCTCGCAGCGCTGTTGTTGTTGCATGCAGTGCTCGCGCTGTGGGGCATCCGGAGCACCGGCGTGACCAACGATGAGACCGCACATTTGACCGCCGGCTACGCGTATTGGAAATTTGGGGACTACCGGCTTCAGCCCGAGAACGGCAACCTGCCACAACGTTGGGCGGGCCTGGCCCTGTTACCCGCGCAACCTCGTTTGGATCCCCACGCCGCCTCGGAGCTTTGGCAACGCTCGGAAGTCTGGTTGATCGGCAACCAGTTCTTTTTCGCCGACGGCAACCCCATCGACCAATTGCTGTGGCGCGCCCGCACTTGGATGTTGTTTTGGCCGTTGGCCCTGGGCGGACTGGTATTTTGGTGGTCTCGCCGCCTTTGGGGAGAAAACGCCGCGCTGTTTTCGACCGCGTTGTATGTGGTAAGCCCTACTGTGTTGGCCAATGGCCCACTCGTGACCTCAGACACCACCGCGGCTTTCTGGTTATTGTTGTCCTCTTTGCTGTGGTGGCGCGCGCTGGGGCAGGCCACGCCGGGCCGAGTAGCCGCCAGCGTATTGGCCACGAGCCTCGCTTTTGTCGCGAAGTTCTCGTGCGTCCTCCTGGTGCCCATCTTCGCCGCCATGGCGTTACTCCACGGGGTGCAACACCGGCGGGACTGGCGGCGCGCGGTCGGTCTCGGGGCGTTGCACGCCCTGGGCATTTGGGTCGTCATCTGGCTCGCCTTCGGACTGCGCTTTTCGCCGGCGGGCGACGGCATGCCTCCGCTGGAGAAATATTTTCTTCCTTGGTCCCAACTACTCGAAAACGACGGGGGCTTGGCTCCGCTGATTCAGGCGGTGCGGGAATGGAGACTCCTTCCCGAGGCCTACATCGAAGGGTTTGCCCACGTGCGCTACCAAGGAAGCGCCCGCGACGCCTTCCTCTTCGGTGACTATCGCAGCACGGGCTGGTGGTGGTTCTTTCCCGCGACCTTTTTTCTAAAAAGCACCATCGTAGAATTGCTGGTGGGCGGGGCGGTCGCAGCGACCGCTTTGACCGCGCTCGCTCGCGGAAAAATTCGCCACCTGCCGCGTGCCGCCCCGATCGCGCCGCTGGTGGTTTTTGCCGGCGTATACCTCGGCTTTTCGATCTTGAGTCCTCTGAATATCGGTCACCGCCACATCCTTCCGCTGTATCCGATTTTGTTCATTCTGGCCGGCGGTCTGATCGCCCGCCTCGGAGACTGGGGAAAGCGCCTGGCCATCGCCCTGCCACTGTTTTCGTTACTCGGGACGCTAAGCGTCGCGCCGCACTACCTTACGTTTTTCAACCGACTCAACGGCGGTCCGGACCGCGCGTGGACCAAGCTGGTGGACTCCTCCCTCGACTGGGGCCAAGGGCTGCCAACTCTCGCCAGTTGGGTTGAGCGGAATCGTCAAAGCGACGAGCCGGTTTATGTTTCGTATTTCGGCAGCGACAACGTCGCCTATCGCATGCCGGAAGCCATTCGCCTCGCGCCCATCTACGAGCACTACCAACTGCGCCCCTGGGCTCCGCTGGAGCCGGGACTATACTGCATCGGTGCCACTATGCTGCAGGATGTTTACAGCCCGTTTCGGGGCGAATGGACGGCGGAGAAAGAGGCGGCCTACCGGCAGCTGCGCACGACGATCCTGCCGGAGATGGCCGCAGGAACCCGGTCCGCGAATATCGTGGATTTTGGCTACTTCGGCTCGGAGCCCCTCTGGCGCTTGGACCGTCTGCGCTTCAACCGCCTCACTGCCTATTTGAAAATGAAACCGCCCCTCGCGGTCGTCGCTCACAGTGTGCTCGTCTTTCGGCTCGACGCGGAAGAAGTGAGGGTGGTCACTACCGGCTCTCCCGCCGAGTTGGCCGATTTGATGGACCAGGCTCGCACCGCCGACAGGGCGTTTTAG
- a CDS encoding ArnT family glycosyltransferase has translation MMQSRPISPRLLAACVTTLLALHALLATWGLRQVGVTHDETAHLTAGYAYWKFNDYRLQPENGNLPQRWAALPLLASAPHLDPAASPELWKRTSVWEISDDFFFASGNDHESMLWRGRLAMLCWPLSLGVLVFVWSRHYWGNRAALFSLGMWAVCPTILANGPLVTSGTTAAFWLLAATGAFWQALRRGGRWIPLSLLATGFAFVAKFSCVLLVPIFAVLGLWDALQAPSGRRDWRRLGRWSLLMVAHASAAAAVIWMSFGLRYPAAAPGMPPHEQFILTWEEMLSWKGPVTAVIQFARDWQLLPEAYIEGFTHVRYQGSARGAFLAGELSTTGWWWFFLATFAWKSTSAELLLTFLCAVLGLRRLARSGTSLVSAQLTRFAPLIVFVAVFGSFSLMSSLNIGHRHILALYPVLFILGGGVVQWMPRRGRAGLIALPVLSLAGALTVAPHYLTFFNYLSGGPKQGWHKLVDSSLDWGQGLPALATWVNQHREPDEPLYVSYFGSDSLSYHLPDAIPFAPIYDHYRPRRFEELKPGLYCIGATMLQDIFSPVKGPWTADKEESYRRGMAWARRQLAQGTLENRIIDFGRENTEGLWQVERLRFARIARYLRVRPPDAIVANATMVYRLNELEISALVEGPPEAVSLLIEAAERGEILGQ, from the coding sequence ATGATGCAATCTCGTCCCATTTCTCCGCGCCTCCTCGCAGCGTGCGTAACGACCCTGCTGGCCTTGCACGCCTTGCTGGCCACGTGGGGACTGCGGCAGGTCGGGGTGACCCACGATGAGACGGCTCACCTCACCGCCGGCTACGCGTATTGGAAATTTAATGACTACCGGCTGCAGCCGGAGAACGGCAACCTGCCCCAGCGCTGGGCCGCGCTGCCCCTGCTCGCCTCGGCACCGCACCTTGACCCCGCAGCGTCGCCAGAGCTCTGGAAACGCACCTCGGTGTGGGAGATCTCCGACGATTTTTTCTTCGCCAGCGGCAACGACCACGAGTCGATGCTGTGGCGCGGCCGCCTGGCGATGCTGTGTTGGCCGCTGTCGCTCGGTGTGCTGGTGTTTGTATGGTCCCGTCACTATTGGGGAAACCGGGCGGCGCTGTTTTCACTGGGAATGTGGGCGGTGTGCCCGACGATTTTGGCCAACGGTCCTCTGGTCACCTCGGGCACGACCGCTGCATTCTGGTTGCTCGCCGCAACCGGTGCGTTCTGGCAGGCCTTGCGCCGAGGCGGGCGTTGGATCCCGCTAAGTTTGTTGGCCACCGGCTTCGCGTTTGTGGCCAAGTTTTCCTGCGTGCTGCTGGTGCCTATATTTGCGGTGCTCGGGTTATGGGACGCGCTGCAGGCGCCGAGCGGCAGGCGAGACTGGCGACGTCTCGGTCGCTGGTCGCTGCTCATGGTGGCGCACGCCTCGGCCGCGGCAGCAGTGATCTGGATGAGTTTCGGCCTGCGTTATCCCGCCGCAGCCCCAGGGATGCCCCCCCACGAACAGTTTATTCTTACGTGGGAGGAGATGCTCTCTTGGAAAGGCCCGGTGACCGCCGTGATCCAATTTGCCCGCGATTGGCAACTCCTGCCAGAGGCTTACATTGAAGGCTTCACTCACGTGCGTTATCAAGGCTCGGCCCGCGGAGCATTCCTCGCCGGAGAGCTGAGCACGACGGGTTGGTGGTGGTTTTTCCTGGCCACCTTCGCCTGGAAGAGCACCTCGGCAGAACTACTCCTGACTTTCCTGTGCGCAGTTTTGGGGCTACGCCGACTGGCACGGTCGGGGACCAGTTTGGTCAGCGCCCAGTTGACCCGTTTTGCGCCCCTCATCGTCTTCGTGGCAGTGTTCGGCTCGTTCTCCCTCATGAGCTCTTTGAACATTGGGCACAGGCACATCCTCGCCCTTTATCCGGTTCTATTTATTTTGGGCGGCGGCGTGGTGCAGTGGATGCCTCGCCGCGGACGAGCAGGACTCATCGCTCTGCCGGTCCTGTCTCTCGCCGGAGCGCTGACCGTCGCGCCGCATTACCTTACGTTTTTCAACTATCTATCCGGCGGTCCAAAGCAGGGTTGGCACAAGCTTGTCGACAGCTCGCTCGACTGGGGCCAGGGCCTGCCGGCATTGGCGACTTGGGTAAATCAGCATCGGGAGCCGGACGAGCCCTTGTATGTCTCCTATTTTGGCAGCGACTCGCTGAGTTATCACCTGCCCGACGCCATCCCCTTTGCGCCGATCTACGATCACTATCGTCCACGTCGCTTCGAGGAGCTGAAACCCGGGCTCTACTGTATCGGAGCGACCATGCTGCAGGATATCTTCAGCCCGGTAAAAGGCCCATGGACGGCGGATAAGGAAGAGAGCTACCGACGCGGGATGGCTTGGGCGCGGCGGCAGCTTGCCCAAGGCACCCTGGAAAACCGCATCATCGATTTTGGTAGGGAGAACACCGAAGGTCTATGGCAAGTTGAGCGCCTGCGTTTCGCGCGCATCGCCCGCTACCTGCGGGTTCGCCCGCCCGACGCCATCGTAGCCAATGCGACGATGGTCTACCGTCTGAATGAACTGGAGATAAGCGCCTTGGTCGAGGGTCCGCCGGAAGCCGTGTCACTCCTCATCGAGGCAGCCGAGCGCGGCGAAATCCTGGGACAATAG
- a CDS encoding type II secretion system protein, whose translation MKRSSSKGFTLVEIMIVVVIIGLLAAMAIPAFQKVRQSSQDKAVLNNMRQLGSAADQYFLENGTSTAEITVLVGASNYIKSLSTVASETYPTTYTQGTPITVTGIAGARTMTYLQ comes from the coding sequence ATGAAACGCTCCTCCTCCAAAGGTTTCACCCTCGTCGAAATCATGATCGTTGTGGTCATCATCGGTCTCCTCGCTGCCATGGCCATCCCGGCCTTCCAGAAGGTCCGTCAGTCCTCCCAGGACAAGGCCGTGTTGAACAACATGCGCCAGCTCGGTTCCGCCGCTGACCAATACTTCCTCGAGAACGGCACCTCCACGGCTGAGATCACCGTCCTCGTGGGTGCTTCCAACTACATCAAGTCCCTGTCCACCGTGGCCAGCGAGACCTACCCGACCACCTACACCCAGGGCACCCCGATCACCGTTACCGGTATCGCTGGCGCCCGCACGATGACCTACCTCCAGTAA
- a CDS encoding class I SAM-dependent methyltransferase, translating to MESAEYDNLAAVEAEHWYYAGKRTIVRSWLRRTGVLQPDALLLDCGAGTGAFADEMQDHCQVVVLDDHEESIERLRQRFSAEQVIGLSGDSIPLGAGSVDMVTALDVLEHVPDDRAVVREFARVVRSGGAVVVTVPAFMLLWSEWDEVLHHFRRYRLAQLRALFPAEDWVIEHTNYTNTLAFPAVLLLRRGRSLLRKIGLGKSVRSEDRVPPAWINRFARWAFVTPAVRGLWAPFGVSAILVARRR from the coding sequence ATGGAGTCCGCTGAATACGACAATCTTGCCGCCGTCGAAGCGGAGCACTGGTATTACGCTGGGAAGCGCACCATCGTGCGCTCATGGCTGCGTCGCACGGGAGTGCTACAACCAGACGCCTTGCTGCTAGATTGTGGGGCCGGCACCGGAGCGTTTGCCGATGAAATGCAAGACCACTGCCAGGTGGTGGTTTTGGATGACCATGAGGAGTCGATCGAGCGATTGCGGCAGCGTTTTTCGGCGGAGCAGGTGATCGGTTTGTCGGGCGACAGCATTCCCTTGGGAGCCGGATCGGTCGACATGGTCACCGCGCTCGATGTGCTGGAGCATGTGCCGGACGACCGTGCGGTGGTGCGCGAATTTGCACGGGTGGTGCGGTCGGGTGGAGCGGTGGTAGTGACCGTGCCGGCGTTCATGTTGTTGTGGAGCGAATGGGATGAGGTGCTACACCACTTTCGCCGCTATCGATTGGCTCAGTTGCGAGCCTTGTTTCCGGCTGAAGACTGGGTGATCGAACACACCAACTACACCAATACCTTGGCCTTCCCGGCGGTGCTGCTGCTGCGACGCGGACGTTCGCTTTTGCGGAAAATCGGATTGGGGAAGTCGGTCCGGAGTGAAGACCGGGTGCCACCGGCATGGATCAACCGTTTTGCTCGCTGGGCCTTTGTGACCCCCGCGGTGCGGGGCCTGTGGGCACCGTTTGGCGTGAGCGCCATTCTGGTGGCGCGGCGCCGTTAG